A region from the Candidatus Zymogenaceae bacterium genome encodes:
- the acs gene encoding acetate--CoA ligase, with protein MHHDTTRFLPHNTYEALHKMSVEDPTGFWGGCAEHLHWYKKWDKVLDDSKAPFYRWFPGGKTNICYNAVDRHALGANRGTAAIIWESPTTGNSRVLTYFQLYREVNRFAGVLKNLGVKKGDRVVIYLPMVPEAAVAMLACVRIGAIHSVVFGGFSVESLAGRIDDAAPKILICAEAGSRKGKEVPLKKIVDDSLDYASHKVDRVIVLDRGIGKANLKEGRDILWTDALEKHGELFVEPEQLDSTDPSYILYTSGTTGKPKGVVRDTGGYMVALHASMGQIYDVGEGDVYWSTSDIGWVVGHSYIIYGPLLKGVPTLMFEGTPDHPDPGIWWDVVEKYGVTHIFSAPTALRILRKFPEKWFNERDLSSIKYFFMAGEPLDEPTYHWATGALGTKVIDHYWQTESGWPMLTNMPGVESLPIKPGSPTKAAPGYKFQVVDEKGNEMPRGEKGYFIAEGPLPPGTLMTIWGEDERYKETYWEVYPGKMFYHTGDFAIQDKDGYFWMLGRADEVLNVAGHRLGTREVEEVISSHPKVAETSVIGVKDELKGEGIFAFVVLKADVEPSETIEKELVQLIREKIGPVATPKELRFIKALPKTRSGKIMRRVIKAIAEGQALGDLSTIEDGATVDEVGKALESMGMKK; from the coding sequence ATGCATCACGACACCACACGTTTTCTGCCTCATAATACCTATGAGGCGCTGCATAAGATGTCCGTGGAGGATCCGACGGGCTTCTGGGGCGGTTGTGCTGAGCATCTTCACTGGTACAAGAAATGGGACAAGGTGCTGGATGATTCGAAAGCGCCGTTTTATCGCTGGTTTCCCGGCGGCAAGACGAATATCTGCTACAATGCGGTGGATCGCCACGCCCTTGGCGCCAATCGCGGCACGGCGGCGATCATCTGGGAGTCACCCACCACCGGCAATTCCCGGGTCTTGACGTACTTCCAGCTCTATCGCGAGGTCAATCGGTTCGCCGGGGTTTTGAAGAATCTGGGCGTCAAAAAAGGAGACCGGGTGGTTATCTATCTCCCGATGGTGCCCGAAGCCGCCGTGGCCATGCTGGCGTGTGTACGTATCGGCGCCATCCACAGCGTTGTCTTCGGCGGATTTTCCGTGGAGTCCCTGGCCGGTCGGATAGACGACGCCGCGCCGAAAATTCTCATCTGTGCGGAAGCCGGCAGCCGGAAGGGGAAAGAGGTACCGCTCAAGAAGATCGTCGATGATTCCCTCGACTACGCCTCACACAAGGTCGATCGCGTGATCGTCCTGGATCGGGGTATCGGAAAGGCGAATCTGAAAGAGGGGCGGGACATCCTCTGGACCGACGCCCTGGAAAAGCACGGCGAACTGTTCGTGGAGCCGGAACAGCTTGATTCCACCGACCCGTCCTATATCCTCTATACCTCCGGCACCACCGGCAAGCCCAAGGGCGTCGTCCGGGATACCGGCGGATACATGGTGGCGCTCCACGCCTCGATGGGGCAAATATACGACGTGGGCGAGGGAGACGTATACTGGTCGACGTCGGACATCGGCTGGGTGGTGGGCCACTCCTACATCATCTACGGCCCGCTGCTCAAGGGCGTACCGACACTGATGTTCGAGGGGACGCCGGATCACCCGGATCCCGGCATCTGGTGGGACGTGGTGGAAAAATACGGCGTGACCCACATCTTCAGCGCCCCCACGGCGCTCAGGATACTCAGAAAATTCCCCGAAAAATGGTTCAATGAGCGGGATCTCAGCTCCATCAAGTACTTCTTTATGGCGGGCGAGCCGCTGGACGAGCCGACGTATCACTGGGCCACCGGGGCCCTGGGAACCAAGGTTATCGATCACTACTGGCAGACCGAGTCCGGCTGGCCCATGCTCACCAACATGCCCGGCGTCGAGTCTCTCCCCATTAAGCCCGGCTCCCCCACCAAGGCGGCCCCCGGGTATAAATTTCAGGTGGTGGATGAAAAGGGCAATGAGATGCCCAGGGGCGAGAAGGGATACTTCATCGCCGAGGGACCGCTGCCGCCGGGAACTCTCATGACCATTTGGGGTGAAGACGAGCGATACAAGGAGACCTACTGGGAGGTGTATCCCGGCAAGATGTTTTACCATACGGGTGACTTCGCCATCCAAGACAAAGACGGCTATTTCTGGATGCTGGGACGGGCCGACGAGGTTCTCAACGTGGCGGGCCATCGCCTGGGCACCCGGGAGGTGGAGGAGGTGATCTCCAGCCATCCGAAGGTCGCGGAGACGTCGGTCATCGGCGTCAAGGACGAGCTCAAGGGCGAGGGGATCTTTGCATTTGTGGTACTCAAGGCGGACGTGGAGCCGTCCGAGACCATCGAGAAAGAGCTGGTACAGCTCATCCGGGAAAAGATCGGCCCGGTGGCGACGCCCAAGGAGCTCAGGTTTATCAAGGCGCTGCCCAAGACCCGAAGCGGAAAGATCATGCGCCGGGTCATCAAGGCCATCGCCGAGGGACAAGCGTTGGGAGATCTCTCCACCATCGAAGACGGTGCCACGGTTGACGAGGTGGGAAAGGCCCTGGAATCAATGGGAATGAAAAAATAG
- a CDS encoding aminotransferase class IV family protein, giving the protein MTPTGFLSDEPIGTHFIDNGDIRPIDELADRTSKVMGFVYEVVRIIDGVPLFLEEHAARLVRSARLTDTHLKVPAEHLSDFIGELVRHTGLTTGNVKVALGGGNPSEDVCLISFIASRYPADAMYQNGVSVGIFSGERHNPTVKQYNPELRRRLRTKLEKSGHHDLLLESADRFLTEGSKHNVFLVDHDTLITPPENDVLPGITRMKVIQIAARLDIPLIETRVHRRDLGGFDAAFLTGTSAKLLPIHTIDGRSFRVDHPQVRRLMAEYDRLIDEYVRNCRAASS; this is encoded by the coding sequence CCACCGGTTTCCTCTCGGACGAGCCGATCGGCACCCACTTCATCGACAACGGCGACATCCGCCCCATCGATGAGCTGGCCGATCGCACAAGCAAGGTCATGGGCTTCGTCTACGAGGTCGTCAGGATCATCGATGGCGTCCCCCTCTTCCTGGAAGAGCACGCGGCCCGCCTGGTCCGCTCGGCGCGGCTTACCGACACGCATCTTAAAGTGCCGGCGGAGCACCTCTCCGATTTCATCGGCGAGCTTGTGCGACACACAGGGTTGACGACCGGCAATGTGAAGGTGGCCCTGGGAGGAGGCAATCCGTCGGAAGACGTCTGTCTCATCTCCTTCATCGCCAGCCGGTACCCCGCAGACGCCATGTATCAAAATGGTGTGAGCGTCGGGATCTTTTCCGGAGAAAGACACAATCCGACCGTCAAACAGTACAACCCTGAGCTCAGGCGAAGACTCCGGACAAAGCTGGAAAAGAGCGGGCACCACGACCTGCTCTTGGAGAGCGCCGACCGGTTTCTGACCGAGGGAAGTAAACACAACGTCTTTTTGGTCGATCACGACACCCTGATCACCCCGCCGGAGAATGACGTGCTGCCGGGCATCACCCGCATGAAGGTCATCCAGATCGCCGCACGTCTTGACATCCCCCTGATCGAGACCAGGGTGCACCGGCGTGACCTGGGCGGATTCGACGCCGCCTTCCTGACCGGCACGTCGGCGAAGCTCCTGCCCATCCACACCATCGACGGCCGTTCCTTCCGGGTGGACCACCCACAGGTGAGGCGACTCATGGCGGAATACGACCGCCTCATCGACGAGTACGTACGAAACTGCCGGGCCGCCTCCTCGTGA
- a CDS encoding acetoin utilization protein AcuC yields the protein MMYDLCMQYDLFDRDWINIIEPEPLTTDDLLLFHTEEYLETLDAAGGGSVDERTLMAGLGTPDCPIFSDMFDRLNLVSGGTIVGMRRVMESDGRAYSFNPIGGFHHAYPDHAEGFCYINDLAIAGKILRRDGLRFAYIDIDAHHGNGVEHGFYDDDGALVISLHQSGRTLYPGTGFEYEFGTGKGRGYTINIPVPPGTDDELYLKAFFAIVPPALEAFSPDALIVQIGTDSMHNDPLTNLSLTNNSYKRIAEELSTLGTKVIATGGGGYNLDNATRGWALAWAAFNDIVLENPYAGIIGGVMGGPDIEMGDLTDRPIYITGPTKTKNTYEIDRIIEYIHTEIFPLIGAKP from the coding sequence ATGATGTACGATCTGTGCATGCAGTATGACCTGTTCGACCGGGATTGGATCAATATTATCGAGCCTGAGCCGTTGACCACCGATGACCTTCTTCTCTTCCACACCGAGGAATATCTTGAAACGCTGGACGCCGCAGGCGGCGGGTCGGTGGACGAGCGGACGCTCATGGCCGGGCTGGGCACCCCGGACTGTCCCATCTTCTCTGACATGTTCGACCGGCTCAACCTGGTCAGCGGCGGAACCATCGTGGGTATGCGCCGGGTGATGGAGTCGGACGGCCGCGCCTACTCCTTCAATCCCATCGGCGGCTTCCACCATGCCTATCCCGATCACGCCGAGGGATTCTGCTACATCAACGATCTGGCCATCGCCGGCAAGATCCTGAGAAGGGACGGGCTGCGGTTCGCCTACATCGATATCGACGCCCATCACGGCAACGGTGTGGAGCACGGCTTTTACGACGACGACGGCGCCCTGGTCATCTCCCTCCATCAGAGCGGCCGCACCCTCTATCCGGGCACCGGGTTCGAATACGAGTTCGGGACGGGAAAGGGACGGGGCTATACCATCAATATCCCGGTGCCCCCCGGCACCGACGACGAGCTCTATCTCAAGGCGTTTTTCGCCATCGTACCCCCGGCCCTGGAGGCCTTCTCCCCCGACGCCCTCATCGTCCAGATCGGCACCGACTCCATGCACAACGATCCCCTGACCAACCTCTCCCTGACCAACAACAGCTACAAGAGGATCGCAGAGGAGCTCTCGACCCTGGGCACCAAGGTGATCGCCACCGGCGGCGGGGGGTACAACCTGGATAACGCCACCCGGGGCTGGGCCCTGGCCTGGGCCGCCTTCAATGACATCGTACTTGAAAATCCGTACGCCGGCATCATCGGCGGGGTGATGGGCGGGCCGGACATCGAGATGGGAGACCTCACCGACCGCCCCATTTACATCACCGGTCCCACCAAGACAAAGAATACCTACGAAATCGACCGGATCATCGAGTATATTCACACGGAGATATTCCCCCTCATCGGGGCGAAGCCGTAG
- a CDS encoding DUF3795 domain-containing protein, translating into MTDDRETVSYDTVREQIAPCGLNCGKCALHIDGEIKQLSAALGDALGPNFGSYAQRLFSAVDPVFEGYEAFRALLDYFAHGSCRSCRSGECPFSLCRVRECVVERGVDFCFQCDLFPCDRSGMSGPLLEKWRANNESMKELGAVKYYKKVRDLPRYP; encoded by the coding sequence ATGACCGATGATCGGGAAACCGTGTCATACGACACCGTCAGGGAGCAGATCGCCCCCTGCGGGCTGAACTGTGGTAAGTGCGCTCTCCACATCGACGGCGAAATCAAGCAGCTCAGTGCCGCTTTGGGCGACGCCCTGGGGCCGAACTTCGGCTCCTACGCCCAGCGCTTGTTCTCCGCCGTTGACCCGGTGTTCGAAGGGTACGAGGCGTTCCGTGCGCTCCTGGATTACTTCGCACACGGGTCCTGCAGATCGTGCCGCAGCGGTGAGTGTCCCTTCTCCCTCTGCAGGGTCCGGGAATGCGTCGTGGAGCGGGGGGTCGATTTCTGCTTCCAGTGCGACCTGTTCCCCTGCGACCGCTCGGGGATGTCCGGACCACTCCTGGAGAAATGGCGGGCCAACAACGAGAGCATGAAAGAGCTGGGGGCGGTGAAGTATTACAAAAAGGTGCGGGACCTCCCCCGATATCCATAG
- a CDS encoding NAD(P)/FAD-dependent oxidoreductase yields MKIIVIGSGVSGLTAAALLAQAGHDVTVFEQFDTVGGVTATIEQDGYRWDLGPMLVPDLMPGEPGGRVLEKLGVADSVSLSKSYRGNVFRDFEVFRPKRHTTPYGRKERLKEIFPHERRGLDGYYRFHERVMDVISLYNQEGVLAKLKFFFRLLSILPRKNWSAQRLMDHYFTDERLVAAFIGMLADYTTHPNEFPAIFVPFINPEACFDERTPLEYPGHERRSSWTMVVGGMQTLVDALAEAIERFGGAVKTGAAVQKVRIERGRVAGVVLEDGAGIDADIVLASGGARELFENMVGREHLPEKFFREHLDDFSQTDSVFMVHLGVDYDPTVYQHGAPLCYYYMTYDIPGAIKELEEDIYHEGKDGFLVFCLSAVSPDMAPPGRHTITVYTIAPNFPKNGSWEADKERWADTLLAYAEQYVPGLRAHTTTRVIVTPEDFRKRTYLAHHAFGGCTPRLGRKPIEAKTPVEGLWFIGAQSETFGGVTSGITGANRVVERIIRGK; encoded by the coding sequence ATGAAGATCATTGTTATCGGTTCAGGAGTTTCCGGATTGACCGCCGCTGCGTTGCTTGCACAAGCGGGCCATGACGTAACGGTTTTTGAGCAGTTTGATACCGTCGGTGGCGTAACCGCCACCATAGAACAGGACGGGTACCGCTGGGATCTCGGCCCCATGCTGGTGCCGGATTTGATGCCGGGGGAACCGGGCGGACGGGTACTGGAAAAGCTGGGAGTTGCCGACAGTGTTTCTCTTTCGAAATCCTACCGGGGAAACGTATTCAGAGATTTCGAGGTGTTTCGGCCGAAACGGCACACGACTCCCTATGGAAGAAAAGAGCGACTCAAGGAGATTTTCCCCCACGAACGGAGGGGGCTGGATGGATATTACCGGTTTCACGAGAGGGTGATGGATGTGATATCCCTCTACAACCAGGAGGGCGTCCTCGCGAAGCTGAAATTCTTTTTCAGGCTGCTCTCGATCCTTCCGCGGAAGAACTGGAGCGCGCAGCGCCTGATGGATCACTACTTCACCGACGAGAGGCTCGTTGCGGCGTTCATCGGGATGCTCGCCGACTACACAACACATCCAAACGAATTCCCGGCCATCTTCGTACCCTTCATCAATCCCGAGGCCTGCTTCGACGAGCGAACCCCCCTGGAATATCCGGGGCACGAGCGCCGATCCTCCTGGACGATGGTGGTGGGCGGCATGCAGACCCTGGTGGACGCCCTGGCGGAGGCGATCGAGCGGTTCGGCGGAGCGGTCAAAACGGGCGCCGCGGTGCAAAAGGTACGCATTGAAAGGGGGAGGGTGGCGGGGGTCGTTCTCGAAGACGGTGCCGGGATTGACGCCGATATTGTTCTGGCCAGCGGCGGCGCCCGGGAGCTGTTTGAGAATATGGTGGGTCGGGAGCACCTGCCGGAAAAATTCTTTCGGGAGCATCTGGATGATTTTTCCCAGACCGATTCGGTCTTCATGGTGCACCTGGGTGTCGATTACGACCCCACGGTTTACCAGCACGGCGCCCCTCTATGTTATTACTACATGACCTACGACATCCCCGGGGCCATTAAGGAGCTCGAAGAGGACATCTATCACGAAGGGAAGGACGGCTTTCTGGTCTTCTGTCTCTCTGCCGTTTCCCCGGACATGGCCCCGCCGGGCCGCCACACGATAACCGTCTATACCATCGCCCCGAATTTTCCAAAGAACGGCTCGTGGGAGGCGGACAAGGAGCGGTGGGCGGACACGCTGCTTGCGTATGCCGAACAGTACGTGCCTGGTCTCAGGGCGCATACCACAACCCGGGTAATCGTCACGCCGGAGGATTTCAGAAAGCGCACGTATCTTGCGCATCACGCGTTCGGCGGCTGTACGCCGAGGTTGGGGAGAAAACCGATCGAGGCAAAGACACCCGTCGAGGGCCTCTGGTTCATCGGGGCTCAGAGCGAGACCTTTGGGGGCGTCACCAGCGGCATCACCGGAGCGAACCGGGTAGTGGAGCGGATTATAAGGGGAAAATAA
- a CDS encoding response regulator, producing MNILVVDEDAGVRDLLSGTMRKLGHDVVCVSNGRQAVDHVKQNHVDLSYIDVNLPDGDGFRVLWAMRKIRPKLGGVMLSRVGMRRLLEQMLMNPDGIFWCATKPLTAERTEYITTCFGQALP from the coding sequence ATGAATATCCTTGTTGTTGATGAGGATGCGGGCGTGCGAGATCTTCTCAGCGGCACCATGCGGAAACTGGGGCATGATGTTGTGTGCGTCTCTAACGGGCGCCAGGCCGTCGATCACGTCAAACAGAATCATGTTGATCTTTCCTATATCGACGTGAACCTGCCGGACGGAGACGGATTTCGAGTCCTGTGGGCGATGAGGAAGATACGGCCGAAACTGGGAGGGGTCATGCTCTCCCGTGTGGGAATGCGACGGTTGCTTGAGCAGATGCTCATGAATCCGGACGGCATTTTTTGGTGCGCCACCAAACCGTTGACGGCTGAAAGGACGGAATACATCACCACCTGTTTCGGCCAGGCGCTTCCATAG